GTGATGACACCTTCCTTGCCGACCTTGTCCATGGCCTCGGCGATCTTCTCGCCGACTTCACGGTCGCCGTTGGCCGAGATGATGCCGACCTGGGCGACTTCCTGGCTGTTGGCGACGGGCTTCGAGCGGCCCTTGATGTCCTCGACGACCTTGGTGACGGCGAGATCGATGCCACGCTTCAGGTCCATCGGGTTCATGCCGGCCGCGACCGACTTCATGCCCTCGCGGACGATCGCCTGGGCGAGCACGGTGGCGGTGGTGGTGCCGTCGCCGGCGAGATCGTTGGTCTTCGAGGCCACTTCGCGCAGCATCTGCGCACCCATGTTCTCGAACTTGTCCTTGAGCTCGATCTCCTTAGCGACGGTGACGCCGTCCTTGGTGATGCGCGGCGCGCCGAAGCTCTTGTCGATGACGACGTTGCGGCCCTTGGGGCCCAGCGTCACCTTGACCGCGTCGGCGAGGATGTCGACGCCGCGAAGGATACGCTCGCGGGCGTCACGGCTGAATTTCACGTCCTTGGCTGCCATGTTGGCTACCCTTTCAGTTTTGGAAGTTCACTAAAGTCACGCACATCGCTGCCGGTGCAGCGAGGCGCTGGAGGTCAGCCGACGATCCCGAGGATGTCGCTTTCCTTCATGATGATGAGGTCTTCACCGTCGACCTTGACCTCGGTGCCCGACCACTTGCCGAACAGGATGCGGTCGCCGGCCTTGACCTCGAGCGGGGTGACGGTGCCCTGGTCGTTGCGGGCGCCGGTGCCGACGGCGATGACTTCGCCTTCCTGCGGCTTTTCCTTGGCGGTGTCGGGAATGATGATCCCGCCCGCAGTCTTCTCTTCGGCCTCGACGCGGCGGACGAGGACTCGATCGTGAAGCGGCCTGAAAGCCATGTGCTAGCCCCTCATGGTTGCTATGGTTGAAATGCTGTCGCTGGCACTCCCGAAGCGAGAGTGCCAAGCGATGACGGGCATATGGTTGGGGCCCGTCGCAACGTCAAGGATCGGTTCATTCAGCCCGGAGCAAGGCACTGACGATGGCTCGGAAACTCCTGATTTCGCTTGGCCTCGTGGGCCTTCTCGCCGGTTGCGCGACGCCAACGCCCAAGGCCCCGCCCGCCCCGGCCAAGTTCGGCTGGGGCCATAGCGAGCGGGCGGCGTTGGCCGAAGCCCGGGTCTTCGGCGGGACGCTGCCCTTGAAGGCCGGCGAATGGAAATGGAACCCGGCCGCGCCCAGGGCCGGCGCGGCGGAGCTCGTCGTCAGCCTCGGCCGGCAGCGCGCCTGGCTCTACCGCGGGGGCGAGCTGGCGGCGGTGACGACCATCTCGTCGGGCTCGACCGGCCACGAGAGCCCGGTCGGCCGCTTCCCGATCATGGAAAAGCAGCGCTTCCACCGCTCCAACCGCTACAGCGCGGCGCCAATGCCCTTCATGCAGCGCCTCAATCAGTGGGGGGTCGCGCTCCACGGCGGGCCGATCCCGCCCTACCCCGCGAGCCACGGCTGCATCCGCCTGCCCATGACCTTCGCCGAGCGGCTCTACGCGGTGACGGCGGTCGGCACCCCGGTCTGGGTCGAGGACTGAGGCGCAACGAGGCCGAGCGCCTCGCGGCGTGACCAGCGCCACAGCATCAGCACCGCGACCACGGCAAGGCCGAGCGCGAGCCCGATCCAGATTCCCCGCCCGGCAAGCGGCGTCTTGAACGCGAGCAGGGTGCCCGCGCCAATCCCCACCACCCAATAGCCGAAGGCCGCGAACAGCATCGGCACGCGGGTGTCGTGGATCCCGCGCAGGATCGCCGCGCCGATTACCTGCGCCCCGTCGGCGAGCTGGAAGACCGCGGCGATGAGCAGGAACTGGATCGCCGTCGCCAGCACGGCCGGGCTTTCGGGCGCGTCCATGTTGAGGAACAGGCGCGCGAGCGGCGCGGGGAAGATCCACATGATCGCGGCCGAGGCGACCGAGAAGGCGAGCGCGCAGCCGATCGCGACCTTGCCGGCGCGCGCCACCCAGCGCGGATCACCCGCGCCAAAGCCGTAGCCGACGCGGACGGTCGCGGCCTGGCTGAGCCCCAGGGGCACCATGAACATGAAGGCGGCAAGCTGGAGCGCGATGACGTGGGCGGCGACGCTCACCGTATCGATCAGGCCCATGAGATAGACCGCGGCGGAGAAGACCCCGACCTCGAACGACCAGGTCAGGCCGATCGGGATTCCGAGCTTGGCGAGCTCGCGAAAGCGCACCCAGTCGAACCGCCACCAGCGACCGAACAGGTGCATCATTCGGAGGCGCGGGAGGAAGCGGAGGGAGACGGCCTGCGCCACGAACATGGCGAGACTGGTGATGACCGTCGCCCAGGCCGAGCCGCGCATGCCGAGCGCGGGCAGGCCGTAATGGCCGAAGATCAGCCCGTAGTTGAGGACGACGTTGAGCGCGATCCCGCCCAGCGCGACGACGAGGCTGACCCAGGCGCGGCCGAAGGCGGTGAGGAGGTTGCGCATCAGGAAGCTCAGCAACGCGGGCAGCAGCGCCCAGCGCAGCACGTCCATGAAGGTGCCCGCGTCGCGGCTGAGCGCGGGATCCTGGCCGAGCGCGAGGAAGATCGGCTCGGCGAAGGACAGGAGGAGCGTGCCGGCGACAGCGTAGATGCCGACCAGCCACAGCCCCATGCGGAAGGTCCGGCGGCTGTCGCGCGCGGCGCCCTTGCGGCGCCCGAGCGCGGCGGCGATCATCGGCGAGATGGCGACCGAGAAGCCGACACCGGTGAACAGCAGCAGGTTGTAGAGATTGACCGAGAGCGCGGCGGCCGCGAGCGCCTCGGGCCCGATCCGGCCGAGCATCAGTACGTCGGTGGTGGTGATCGCGTTGCCGGCGAGATTCGAGAGGATGAGCGGCCAGGCGAGCGCGAGGGTCGCCACGGTCTCCGCGCGGGTCGAGGCAGGTGCGGAGGGAAGCGTCGGCATGGCCGCCCTCTAGTCGCTGCGGCGGCGAAGGGCCACCGGCGGCGTGGTCGCGATGCTACCAGCCGGCAGCCGGGAGCAGCTTGAGCAGGCGGCGCAGCATCGTCGGGGCGACGAACCAGATAACGGAAAGTCCGAGCCAGGACAGGATCAAGAGCCGTGCTGTCCGGCCACGGATCCACAGCCCGCGGCGCAGCGGAATGCGGCCGCTCCTCCAGAACCAGATCCCGACCGCCACCGACGCGCCATTTACCCACAGCCAGACGAAGAACGGATTGTTGGTGGTGAGGCGGGGCAGCTCGAGGTGGAAGACTCCGGACAGTACGGTGTAGAGAATTCCGACGTGGATCATCGCCACCGGCACCGCATAATAGCCGATCCGCGCGAACAGTCTCGCGTCCTCGAGGTCGGCGGATTCAGATTCGCGGTCCCGGCGGTGCGGGCCGTCGGGCTGGTCGATGTCGACGAGGCTCGGTTCCGGTCGGTCGCGGTAGCCCATGCGCTCGCCTTCAGCTCACGAACAGAAACGCGACCGCGAGGAAGGCCGCGATGCTGATGATCATGATGATGCTGGCGTCCAGGAAGGAGCGCAGGAGCGACTGGCCGAGCTCGGCCTTGAGCCAGAGGGTCTGCACGAGGCCGTAGGAGACCAGGGTCGCGGCCGCGAGGAGCAGGCCGGCGGTCCGGACGCCGCCATAATAATGCGTCGCGCCGACCGTGCCCATCCCGAGGAGCAGCGCGAACGGCGCGACGAGATAGCATTGCGCGTAGAAGGGCGGCTTCAGGCTGTCGCGATCGAGCGCCGTGTCGCTGCGATGGACCTTCCACGAGGCCGCGGCGACCGCGAAGATCCCGAACAGGAAGATGCGCAGCAGCAGCAGGGTCGTGTTGTCTCCGACCAGCCCCGCCATTCCCTGCTTGCTTGCGACGATGCTGTTGGTCCCGTCGATCGCCAGTGCGAGCGCCTGACTGATCAGGATGGCGAGGATCATCATGATCGGCGGACTGACGGTGCCGCGATATTGTTCGGCCGGCTCGAGCGCCAGCTGCGCTTCGGCATAGCGCAGCGTCTTCAGCGGATGGCGAATGATCCGCCACAGCGTGATCGGAAAGAAGACGAGCCAGCTCATCAGCTCGTACAGCAGGTCGTCCAGCGTATTCAGCCACTGAACGAATAACATCGCTTCACCCGCCGTTGCCCGAGATCGTCAGATCGACTTGATCACCGACAAAGCCTAACCTCGGCCGACCGCTTTTTCGACTCGTTTCAGGAGGCCGGAAAATTGAGCACGCGGGCACCGACGCCTGCGAAGCACCCTTGGTCGCGGCGTCTCGCTGATGGCCCTAGCACCGGGCGTAGAGGCTGCTCCAGCGCCGGACGATGAAGCGGCGACCGTTTAAGAGGTTTGTGGCTCCGCAAGGCAGAGAAATCTGATCATCGAGCGAGCAGCGACGCGCCGGGCGTCGACGTTGCCGGACGCTTCGCCGACCACGCACGAGGTTCCGTCGCGCCGCAGCCGGAAAACTACCAGTCCCAGGCGCCCCCGCCCATCGCGATCGGCGCCCGGTAGTCGGATGATGACGGCGAGCGGCACGAACTTCCCGCGAAGCGAGTGCCCAAGCCATTCGACCGGGGCGACCGTGCGCCCTGTTCCGAATGGGCCCGAGACATGCGGGCGGGGTCCGAAGCCATAATGGCACGTCGCGGAGTCGATGCAGGTCACCCAAACCGCGTTTCGCCCAAGCCCGGCGCAGCGCTGAGACGCCCAATCCTGGTCCTTCGGCGACTGCTTGTACTCACGGCACTGAACAAGCCGGGTATAGCGGCTGACAAGCCTTTCTGCGGGTTGGGCGACCAAAGCCGATGGGGTCAGGACCGGACCCACGACGGTCAGCAGGAGGGTGAGCACCATTCGGTGAGGCTATCGGTTTCGCCACCATCTGCAACGTCGGCAGGCAATGCGGCGGAAGGTGGAAAGTCGCGCGGGCAATTTGGCCCTACAGCAGCCCCATCCGCCGGAAGCTCGCGCAGCCGCTGTCGCCGAAGACGAGGTGATCGAGGACGGTGAGTTCGATCGCTTCTGCCGCGACCCCGAGCGCCGTGGTGGCGGCGCGGTCGGTGGTGGAGGGAGCGCAGTCGCCGCCGGGGTGGTTGTGGGCGAGGACGATGCCCGCGCTGTCGAGGCGGATCGCGTCGCCGAGGATGTCGCGGATCGGCAGGTCGTCGGCGTCGAGCGAGCTGTCGTAGCTGGCGAGGTGGATGCAGCGCGCCTCGTCGTCGACGTGGGCGACCCACAATCGTTCGAGCGTCGGCGCCGCCGCGAAACAGGGTGCGAAAAATGACCGGCCTGCTTCGTAACCGGCCAGGATGGAGGGAGATTCGGCACGCTGAAGCATGGAGGCGATATGGCCATGCCGCCGCCGCCGCCGCCAGCGAAGACGTATCCGTTTCGGTGTGGTCGCGGGAGGAAAAGCTCCACTTTGCGAAACGCCGCCCGGCGGCTAGCGTGAGCGCCATGCACGCCTATCATGAGCTCATGGCCCGGGTCCTTGCCGAGGGGGTCCCGCAGGCCGACCGCACCGGCACCGGCACCCTTTCGCTGTTCGGCGCGCAGATGCGGTTCGATCTCGGCCAGGGCTTCCCGCTGGTGACGACCAAGAAGCTCCACCTCCGGTCGATCATCGTGGAATTGCTGTGGTTCCTCAACGGCGACACCAACGTGCGCTGGCTGCAGGAGCGCAAGGTCAGCATCTGGGACGAATGGGCCGACGAGCAGGGCGATCTCGGGCCCGTCTACGGCAAGCAGTGGCGCGACTGGGAGACGGCGGACGGGCGCCACATCGACCAGATCAAGGAGCTGGTCGCGCTGATCCGCAAGGATCCGGCGAGCCGGCGGCAGATCGTCAGCGCGTGGAACCCGGGCGAACTGGCGCAGATGGCGCTCGCGCCCTGCCACTGCCTGTTCCAGACGCAGGTCGCGGCGGGCAAGCTTAACCTCCAGCTCTATCAGCGGAGCGCCGACCTGTTCCTCGGCGTGCCGTTCAACATCGCCAGCTATGCGCTCCTCACCCACATGCTCGCGCGCGAGTGCGGGCTCGAGCCCGGCACGTTCGTGTGGACCGGCGGCGACGTCCATCTCTACCAGAACCACCTCGAGCAGGCGCGGCTGCAGTTAACGCGCGAGCAGCGCCCGCTCCCGCAGCTTCGGATCAAGGACCGCGGGCAGGACCTGTTCGGCTACGAGCTCGAGGATTTCGAGGTCGTCGGCTACGATCCCCATCCGCACATCGCGGCGCCGGTCGCAGTCTAGGACACGGAATAGCGAAACGCTGCGGCCGGGCTGGTGCCTGGCCGCAGCGTCTCGCCGGCTTCGTGGGGACTAGAACTGGAAGCCGGCGCCGGCGTTGGCTCCGACCTTGGACGAGCTGTCGTAGGTGATCCCGACGCGGAACAGCGCCTTGCCATCCTCGGTCGCATGCGCCGCGCCGAAGGCGAAGGCCGAGCGGCCGGCATAGGTGCCGACGCCCGCGCCGATCATCGTCCGGCCGGCCTCGTTGGGTTGCGGGATGGCGCCGGCCGCGAGCGCCGCGGCGGTGCCCGCCCGGGCCTGGCGACGCGCGTCGCGAAGGTCGAACTGCAGCGCGCCGAAGCGCGAGTCGGTGTAGGCGTTCGCGAGCGACACCGCATTGGTCAGGCTGTTGCCGAGCGCGCTCTGGAGTTGCGACAGGTTGACCGCGTCGTTCGCCGCGACCCCATTGGCGACATTGCCGAGCCGGGTTGCCCCGCCGCCGCTGTTGAGCGTCACCGAGCTGCGCTGGGCATTGTCGTACTGGACCGAATTCTGGGCCAGGCCGAGGGCGGTCGTGGCGGTGGTCTGGGCCTGCGCGACCTGCGTGTTGGTGGCATTGAGCTGCGCCCCGTTCACCGCATCGGTCGAGGTCGTCGACACGGAGCCGGCGGCAACGTTGTGGACGGTGACCGGGCCCGCGGTCGCGCCGACGATGGTGACGTCGTTGGTCGGCATGCCGCCGTTGGGCACGGTCGGCGAACCGGGATCGCTATACTGGACCGGGCTTCCGCCGGTGACAGTGAGCACGCTCACCGCGGTCTGGAGGTTGGTGATGGCGGTGGTGTTGGCGGTGACCTGCCCGCTGAGGTTGGTGATGGCGGTGGTGTTGCTGGTGACCGCGCCGCTGAGATTGGCGATCGCGGTCGTGTTGGTCGTCACCTGACCACTGAGGTTGGCGATCGCGGTCGTGTTGGCCGCCACTTGCTGGTTGGTCGCGTAGAGCTGCGCGCCATTGACCGCGTCGGTGCTGGTCGCGGTGACCGCGCCCGGCGCGACATTGGTGATGGTCGTCCCAGCCGCGCCGCCCAAGGCGACGGTGGCCTGGGTCGCGTCGGTGTAGGTGACTGCATTCTGCGGAATGGCCGCCGCGACCGCCTGGAGCTGCTGCAGATTGACCGCATCGGTGGCCGCCGTGCCAGGCGCGATGTTGGTGATCTGGCGCAGCGCGCCGGGCGC
This genomic window from Sphingomonas rosea contains:
- a CDS encoding YadA family autotransporter adhesin; the protein is MVTGIMDPVPTGIVNPIQGNVNQTLSILRNPLIGLIGLPSNLSIDVNGLLTQAASGSDIGLNVIAKDGTIVGPNGTCNASATSFMLDTPAGLAIGGNMITGLGAAGQQASAGEINSIAFGNRAVTNAAALRSIAIGPDAAVGAGGTGSVAIGSLSAVSVANSVALGAGSIAARGPLTGYTAPLLTGTFNSVGEISVGAPGALRQITNIAPGTAATDAVNLQQLQAVAAAIPQNAVTYTDATQATVALGGAAGTTITNVAPGAVTATSTDAVNGAQLYATNQQVAANTTAIANLSGQVTTNTTAIANLSGAVTSNTTAITNLSGQVTANTTAITNLQTAVSVLTVTGGSPVQYSDPGSPTVPNGGMPTNDVTIVGATAGPVTVHNVAAGSVSTTSTDAVNGAQLNATNTQVAQAQTTATTALGLAQNSVQYDNAQRSSVTLNSGGGATRLGNVANGVAANDAVNLSQLQSALGNSLTNAVSLANAYTDSRFGALQFDLRDARRQARAGTAAALAAGAIPQPNEAGRTMIGAGVGTYAGRSAFAFGAAHATEDGKALFRVGITYDSSSKVGANAGAGFQF
- a CDS encoding thymidylate synthase; translation: MHAYHELMARVLAEGVPQADRTGTGTLSLFGAQMRFDLGQGFPLVTTKKLHLRSIIVELLWFLNGDTNVRWLQERKVSIWDEWADEQGDLGPVYGKQWRDWETADGRHIDQIKELVALIRKDPASRRQIVSAWNPGELAQMALAPCHCLFQTQVAAGKLNLQLYQRSADLFLGVPFNIASYALLTHMLARECGLEPGTFVWTGGDVHLYQNHLEQARLQLTREQRPLPQLRIKDRGQDLFGYELEDFEVVGYDPHPHIAAPVAV
- a CDS encoding MATE family efflux transporter, translated to MPTLPSAPASTRAETVATLALAWPLILSNLAGNAITTTDVLMLGRIGPEALAAAALSVNLYNLLLFTGVGFSVAISPMIAAALGRRKGAARDSRRTFRMGLWLVGIYAVAGTLLLSFAEPIFLALGQDPALSRDAGTFMDVLRWALLPALLSFLMRNLLTAFGRAWVSLVVALGGIALNVVLNYGLIFGHYGLPALGMRGSAWATVITSLAMFVAQAVSLRFLPRLRMMHLFGRWWRFDWVRFRELAKLGIPIGLTWSFEVGVFSAAVYLMGLIDTVSVAAHVIALQLAAFMFMVPLGLSQAATVRVGYGFGAGDPRWVARAGKVAIGCALAFSVASAAIMWIFPAPLARLFLNMDAPESPAVLATAIQFLLIAAVFQLADGAQVIGAAILRGIHDTRVPMLFAAFGYWVVGIGAGTLLAFKTPLAGRGIWIGLALGLAVVAVLMLWRWSRREALGLVAPQSSTQTGVPTAVTA
- a CDS encoding L,D-transpeptidase family protein, coding for MARKLLISLGLVGLLAGCATPTPKAPPAPAKFGWGHSERAALAEARVFGGTLPLKAGEWKWNPAAPRAGAAELVVSLGRQRAWLYRGGELAAVTTISSGSTGHESPVGRFPIMEKQRFHRSNRYSAAPMPFMQRLNQWGVALHGGPIPPYPASHGCIRLPMTFAERLYAVTAVGTPVWVED
- the groES gene encoding co-chaperone GroES, with amino-acid sequence MAFRPLHDRVLVRRVEAEEKTAGGIIIPDTAKEKPQEGEVIAVGTGARNDQGTVTPLEVKAGDRILFGKWSGTEVKVDGEDLIIMKESDILGIVG
- a CDS encoding JAB domain-containing protein, which gives rise to MLQRAESPSILAGYEAGRSFFAPCFAAAPTLERLWVAHVDDEARCIHLASYDSSLDADDLPIRDILGDAIRLDSAGIVLAHNHPGGDCAPSTTDRAATTALGVAAEAIELTVLDHLVFGDSGCASFRRMGLL